One window of the Actinomyces wuliandei genome contains the following:
- a CDS encoding DUF6571 family protein — protein sequence MARAGGVVRGGAGWVVRRGGLVVVVLVVVLAGGGVGAGGWWWVRVHDPLSGVLEGLVGDPVAALDYLAPEGPAQEATTAASAATGGASVGADGEAGAAGGGGVRDGVWVASGAAVERWGGLSSRGWGSEGLEALAGVGAVVSSLRGSQDPVVRARALWVSGRVMGLFGGVPVGRFSGEVRRQVAVVVANCAPEVVGVALGRGSGGGLGLGGGLPERQGVVASVVYRLVEDGDAVVTVASGLASVAARGQVSTAGGLEGVYYRVGAVQAFLGAVGSVRGAELEAGGAGEEEMEGFWGVQHLGRAVFTTVVGGRGGGAGAEVAAPLVVQEGATLGGPVAVGGLPGATVADLEGPTAGSRSLLEAYAYAEAANGGLVPQEALTRDKFTDVRGEPYSSWYREPGSGDGPVVDLPAAPSDDVVSEVRGWAGSNSVANLDEDHVLMDAANAINKGGNAAAELVLGADGEPGGDPGDITINKD from the coding sequence TTGGCGCGTGCTGGTGGTGTGGTGCGTGGTGGTGCTGGGTGGGTGGTGCGTCGTGGTGGGTTGGTTGTGGTGGTGCTGGTGGTGGTGCTGGCTGGTGGTGGTGTGGGTGCTGGTGGGTGGTGGTGGGTTCGGGTGCATGATCCTCTGTCTGGTGTGCTGGAGGGGCTGGTGGGTGACCCGGTGGCGGCGCTGGACTACCTGGCTCCGGAGGGGCCTGCCCAGGAGGCCACGACAGCTGCGTCGGCTGCGACGGGGGGTGCTTCGGTGGGTGCTGACGGGGAGGCCGGGGCTGCTGGTGGGGGTGGTGTGCGGGATGGGGTGTGGGTTGCGTCGGGTGCTGCTGTGGAGCGGTGGGGTGGGTTGTCGTCGCGGGGGTGGGGGTCTGAGGGTCTGGAGGCTCTGGCTGGGGTGGGGGCTGTGGTGTCGTCGTTGCGTGGCAGTCAGGACCCGGTGGTGCGGGCGCGTGCCTTGTGGGTGTCTGGTCGGGTGATGGGGCTGTTTGGTGGGGTTCCTGTGGGTCGGTTCTCGGGGGAGGTCAGGCGCCAGGTGGCTGTGGTGGTGGCTAACTGTGCTCCGGAGGTGGTGGGTGTGGCCCTGGGACGGGGGAGTGGTGGTGGCCTGGGCCTGGGTGGTGGTCTTCCTGAGCGGCAGGGTGTGGTGGCGTCTGTGGTGTACCGGCTGGTGGAGGACGGGGACGCGGTGGTGACGGTGGCGTCTGGTCTGGCCAGTGTGGCGGCGCGTGGTCAGGTCTCCACGGCGGGGGGTCTGGAGGGGGTGTACTACCGGGTGGGTGCGGTGCAGGCCTTCCTGGGGGCTGTGGGGTCGGTGCGTGGGGCGGAGCTGGAGGCTGGTGGTGCGGGTGAGGAGGAGATGGAGGGGTTCTGGGGGGTGCAGCACCTGGGCCGGGCCGTGTTTACCACGGTGGTGGGTGGCCGCGGTGGTGGTGCCGGTGCGGAGGTGGCTGCGCCCCTGGTGGTGCAGGAGGGTGCCACCCTGGGTGGGCCGGTGGCGGTGGGTGGCCTGCCCGGGGCCACCGTGGCGGACCTGGAAGGACCGACTGCTGGTAGTCGTAGCCTGCTGGAGGCCTACGCCTACGCGGAGGCGGCCAACGGCGGGCTGGTGCCGCAGGAGGCCCTGACGCGGGACAAGTTCACCGACGTCAGGGGCGAGCCGTACTCGTCGTGGTACCGGGAGCCGGGGTCGGGGGACGGCCCGGTGGTCGACCTGCCTGCTGCTCCCAGTGACGACGTGGTCTCGGAGGTGCGTGGGTGGGCGGGGTCTAACTCTGTCGCGAATCTTGATGAGGACCATGTCTTGATGGATGCTGCCAATGCCATCAACAAAGGGGGCAACGCGGCTGCTGAGTTGGTGCTGGGTGCTGACGGTGAGCCGGGCGGTGACCCCGGTGACATCACCATCAACAAGGACTAA
- a CDS encoding HigA family addiction module antitoxin, with product MPTGDFIEEWMEDQGVSAAELSRRLGVSRKHVSKLLHGEASLSHEMALRLENVTGVPARIWNLHETGYREALARRDADEDLVRQYEQAKAFPLTYLRQRRIRDGGGERQGRHGTGSSALLWCRVP from the coding sequence GTGCCTACTGGCGACTTTATCGAGGAGTGGATGGAGGACCAGGGGGTGAGCGCCGCCGAGCTCTCCCGCAGGCTGGGCGTGAGCCGTAAGCACGTGAGCAAGCTTCTTCACGGAGAGGCCTCGCTCAGCCACGAGATGGCGCTGCGACTTGAGAACGTCACCGGTGTGCCTGCGCGTATCTGGAACCTCCACGAGACCGGCTACCGGGAGGCGCTGGCTCGCCGCGACGCCGACGAGGACCTGGTGAGACAGTACGAGCAGGCTAAGGCGTTTCCGTTGACGTACCTGCGTCAACGCAGGATTCGTGACGGCGGAGGTGAGAGACAAGGCCGGCACGGTACGGGATCTTCTGCGCTTCTTTGGTGTCGCGTCCCTTGA
- a CDS encoding ImmA/IrrE family metallo-endopeptidase produces MLTVEEPADAFRAAQALLRECGVVLALVPAVPGLGVHGATRWCDGRPLIQLSGLWKSDDQLWFTLFHEIGHVLLHDPKGLYLAGADDSKEKEANEYAELLLIPRQYQDLIPEGRNLQAVRDLAAELGIAPSIVLGQAQRRTSDYAWGHSLRRRVEPTMMVP; encoded by the coding sequence GTGCTGACCGTCGAGGAACCTGCAGACGCCTTCCGTGCGGCACAGGCTCTTTTACGCGAGTGCGGCGTCGTTCTCGCCCTGGTCCCGGCCGTGCCCGGGCTGGGCGTCCACGGGGCAACGCGCTGGTGCGACGGTCGCCCTCTCATCCAGCTGTCCGGCCTATGGAAAAGTGATGACCAGCTGTGGTTCACCCTCTTTCACGAGATCGGGCACGTCCTGCTCCACGATCCCAAGGGTCTTTATCTCGCAGGGGCTGACGACTCAAAGGAAAAGGAGGCCAACGAGTACGCGGAGCTCCTGCTGATACCTCGCCAGTACCAGGACCTCATTCCCGAAGGTCGCAACCTGCAGGCTGTGCGGGACCTCGCCGCTGAGCTCGGTATCGCCCCCAGCATTGTCCTGGGGCAGGCGCAGCGCCGGACCAGCGACTACGCCTGGGGCCACAGCCTCAGGCGCCGGGTGGAACCGACGATGATGGTGCCCTAG
- a CDS encoding DUF6571 family protein has protein sequence MVFVSLDPEKLLSYVVGLELWAAMADTERLQVRARNVNRVGEPVVESVEWKTLPGGGGAWVGAAAGGGGGGPVPVGAGAGWGQAVVHLQEVAHELRTRRQEAVDMNSQGVTMATPEGRVCYYLPDGAEDTAANVVAYNSLAVAGGRGDATALNQARRSPEGVAEDGRTVEQVLAEMAKHQDVPTYGASFVNTFGVEGFVDNVLMLQQRYGSVGSEGSFEIDDAEGLGEAVGVLGHVLAAATLSGVDPREGEGAWADQLYGAVAEEGSRGRMSALNALLASEGAVYATGTLVDLADRLEDLPYGGQAASATPDSVYGWYDPVYGAVYNEGPALVGYSMDPLYGVLSAMGSNPQAALGYLVPDGEPDDKGRWVPGEGSQERWELLGSREWDPEVGLDGLTAAQAAASSLRGGADAATAGAATWATARSMEMAVNEVSLEDYTEVMKENLSLLVANSAQEAVQVAKDQNPVGLGLEGGSAEAKSVVTSLMYRVVDNGDAAVTMAAAMANQALGAEASTPEELHSKYEAAAAAQAYLGAVGSERVADLEAQAASEAAGAREAAGTAVSVFTTVAGAGVGAVTSGPAAPLVWSLGTTLARPVVVEALAPETVEVLDNPAAGSRSLLEAYAYAEAANSGFLPEEALAPERFVDPATGEPYPWYHEPGSGDGPVVDLPAAPSDDVVSAVRGWAESDDVASLDEDHVLMDSANAIDRGDNAGGSRIENRSEAGGRDGDLRIDKG, from the coding sequence GTGGTTTTTGTGAGCCTGGATCCGGAGAAGCTGCTGTCGTACGTGGTGGGGCTGGAGCTGTGGGCGGCGATGGCTGACACGGAGCGGTTGCAGGTGCGGGCTCGTAACGTGAACCGGGTGGGTGAGCCTGTGGTGGAGTCGGTGGAGTGGAAGACGCTGCCTGGCGGGGGCGGGGCGTGGGTCGGCGCGGCTGCTGGTGGTGGAGGTGGTGGGCCTGTGCCTGTGGGGGCGGGCGCGGGCTGGGGGCAGGCGGTGGTGCACCTCCAGGAGGTGGCCCACGAGCTGCGCACGCGTCGGCAGGAGGCTGTGGACATGAACTCCCAGGGGGTCACGATGGCGACACCTGAGGGGCGGGTGTGCTACTACCTGCCTGACGGGGCGGAGGACACCGCGGCCAACGTGGTGGCCTACAACTCCCTGGCGGTGGCGGGCGGGCGCGGCGACGCCACCGCCCTGAACCAGGCGCGGCGCAGTCCCGAAGGGGTGGCTGAGGACGGGCGCACTGTGGAGCAGGTCCTGGCGGAGATGGCCAAGCACCAGGACGTGCCCACCTACGGGGCGTCCTTCGTGAACACCTTCGGCGTGGAGGGGTTCGTGGACAACGTGCTGATGCTGCAGCAGCGCTACGGGTCGGTCGGCAGCGAGGGCTCCTTCGAGATCGACGACGCCGAGGGGCTGGGCGAGGCGGTAGGGGTGCTGGGGCACGTGCTGGCCGCGGCCACGCTCAGCGGGGTGGACCCACGTGAGGGCGAGGGGGCGTGGGCCGACCAGCTCTACGGTGCGGTCGCCGAGGAGGGCAGCAGGGGGCGCATGTCGGCGCTCAACGCGCTGCTGGCCTCCGAAGGGGCGGTCTATGCTACGGGCACGCTGGTGGACCTGGCCGACCGGCTGGAGGACCTGCCCTACGGGGGGCAGGCGGCCAGCGCTACCCCGGATTCGGTCTACGGGTGGTACGACCCGGTCTACGGGGCGGTCTACAACGAGGGGCCGGCCCTGGTGGGCTACTCCATGGACCCGTTGTACGGGGTGCTGTCGGCGATGGGGTCCAACCCGCAGGCGGCGCTGGGGTACCTGGTGCCTGACGGGGAGCCCGATGACAAGGGGCGGTGGGTGCCTGGGGAGGGGTCTCAGGAGCGGTGGGAGCTGCTGGGGTCGCGTGAGTGGGACCCGGAGGTGGGTCTGGATGGTCTGACCGCGGCGCAGGCGGCGGCCTCCTCTCTTCGTGGTGGTGCCGATGCCGCCACGGCGGGGGCGGCGACGTGGGCCACGGCGCGGTCCATGGAGATGGCGGTCAACGAGGTGTCCCTGGAGGACTACACCGAGGTGATGAAGGAGAACCTCTCCCTGCTGGTGGCCAACAGCGCCCAGGAGGCCGTCCAGGTCGCCAAAGACCAGAACCCGGTGGGGCTGGGGCTTGAGGGTGGTTCTGCTGAGGCGAAGAGCGTGGTGACCAGTTTGATGTACCGGGTGGTTGACAACGGGGACGCGGCTGTGACCATGGCGGCGGCCATGGCCAACCAGGCCCTGGGCGCCGAGGCCTCCACCCCCGAGGAGCTGCACAGCAAGTACGAGGCTGCTGCGGCGGCGCAGGCCTACCTGGGTGCTGTGGGGTCGGAGCGTGTCGCGGACCTGGAGGCCCAGGCTGCCTCGGAGGCGGCTGGGGCGCGGGAGGCGGCGGGCACGGCGGTGTCGGTGTTTACCACGGTGGCTGGTGCGGGGGTGGGTGCTGTGACCTCGGGGCCTGCTGCGCCCCTGGTGTGGAGCCTGGGGACCACCCTGGCCAGGCCGGTGGTGGTGGAGGCCCTGGCGCCGGAGACGGTGGAGGTGCTGGACAACCCCGCTGCGGGTAGTCGTAGCCTGCTGGAGGCCTACGCCTACGCGGAGGCGGCCAACAGCGGGTTCCTGCCGGAGGAGGCCCTGGCCCCGGAGCGCTTCGTGGACCCGGCAACCGGTGAGCCGTACCCGTGGTACCACGAGCCGGGGTCGGGGGACGGCCCGGTGGTCGACCTGCCTGCTGCTCCCAGTGACGACGTGGTCTCGGCGGTGCGTGGGTGGGCCGAGTCCGATGATGTCGCGAGTCTTGATGAGGACCATGTCTTGATGGATTCTGCCAATGCCATCGACAGAGGGGACAATGCTGGTGGTTCCCGAATCGAGAACAGGTCGGAGGCGGGTGGCCGGGATGGTGACCTCAGGATCGACAAGGGCTAA
- a CDS encoding DUF6571 family protein has product MGLLPVPVSSSGGGSGVVDGRELEELVGGGVPGSGRSYEEVLASVRAGVEGDPAYAQALVDQVGGEGLTGLPLEAEDYVTRDSAYGQVEERPGAGVELAGLLGRALAGASRAWGEDRAREVAEEIGDCVDGEGDYGRVTVVNELLGGQEVVFGAEFLSALGARMEQVDQGVVDVYAAERGAQTPVGTYARQVVGPCLEGGSLNSLQGVVEAMSHSPQAAAHWLAPQGLGSDADAVARIRGIASRSSIGDNQWTDAVVGMAQAVSALGDIDTAAATSAQVALADQAAVAVSGLLNEIGETDDLALSRSARDSISRVLAVYTPGVDLSVQERGGRSGAGASTYAAATSEFGGSYWGGVPSQALFSNCALSSLVGVVGQDDHGLDPLTERLSLVNDRRFAHATDVYEATGRSGDLEDAVGGLLRAQGFVAASISEEAVRQGEDADARVNSWIDGLMGLTAVVHDGVGGGSRVVYTQARGDQGLVAALGQVLAAHPLLAAVNGADLHSEPGHVASKALVLQLIASGTVTSEQLAAWGEAEKAGVLINEDGTLRWELLGSSDEADQERVRNAFEHLADQFPTTADPAVSDAYEDSSDSFDQGASAARGGDDGPSRFGG; this is encoded by the coding sequence GTGGGGCTGCTGCCGGTGCCGGTGTCGTCGTCGGGCGGGGGCTCTGGTGTGGTTGATGGTCGTGAGCTGGAGGAGCTGGTGGGTGGTGGGGTGCCTGGTAGTGGGCGGTCCTACGAGGAGGTGCTGGCCTCGGTCAGGGCGGGTGTGGAGGGGGATCCTGCCTATGCGCAGGCGCTGGTTGACCAGGTGGGTGGTGAGGGGCTGACGGGTCTGCCGCTGGAGGCTGAGGACTACGTGACTCGTGACAGCGCCTATGGGCAGGTGGAGGAGCGTCCGGGTGCGGGTGTGGAGCTGGCTGGTCTGCTGGGGCGTGCCCTGGCGGGGGCGTCCCGGGCGTGGGGGGAGGACAGGGCGCGTGAGGTGGCTGAGGAGATCGGGGACTGTGTGGACGGTGAGGGGGACTACGGGAGGGTCACCGTGGTCAACGAGCTGCTGGGTGGGCAGGAGGTGGTGTTTGGTGCTGAGTTCCTGAGCGCGCTGGGGGCCAGGATGGAGCAGGTGGACCAGGGTGTGGTGGATGTCTACGCCGCTGAGCGTGGTGCCCAGACTCCTGTGGGCACGTATGCCAGGCAGGTGGTTGGTCCCTGCCTGGAGGGCGGCTCGCTCAACTCCCTCCAGGGGGTCGTGGAGGCCATGAGCCACAGCCCCCAGGCTGCCGCCCACTGGCTGGCGCCTCAGGGGCTGGGTTCTGATGCTGATGCTGTTGCCCGTATCCGGGGTATCGCTTCGCGCTCCAGTATCGGGGACAACCAGTGGACCGACGCGGTGGTGGGGATGGCCCAGGCGGTGAGCGCCCTGGGTGACATTGACACTGCTGCTGCCACGTCTGCCCAGGTTGCTCTGGCTGACCAGGCGGCTGTGGCGGTGTCGGGCCTGCTTAACGAGATCGGTGAGACCGACGACCTCGCGTTGAGTCGCTCCGCGCGTGACAGCATCAGCCGGGTCCTGGCCGTCTACACCCCCGGTGTTGATCTGTCTGTTCAGGAAAGAGGTGGCAGGTCGGGGGCAGGAGCCAGCACCTACGCTGCTGCTACCAGTGAGTTCGGAGGTTCCTATTGGGGTGGTGTGCCGTCTCAGGCGTTGTTCTCGAACTGCGCCCTGTCTTCGCTGGTCGGTGTGGTTGGTCAGGACGATCACGGTCTGGATCCACTCACCGAGCGGCTCAGTCTTGTCAACGACAGGAGGTTCGCCCACGCTACGGATGTCTATGAGGCGACGGGGCGGTCGGGTGACCTGGAGGACGCTGTAGGGGGTCTTCTGCGTGCGCAGGGTTTTGTTGCCGCGTCTATTAGTGAGGAGGCGGTCCGTCAGGGCGAGGACGCTGACGCGCGGGTCAACTCCTGGATCGACGGGCTCATGGGCCTCACGGCTGTTGTCCATGACGGAGTCGGTGGCGGCAGCCGTGTCGTCTACACGCAGGCTCGTGGTGACCAGGGGCTGGTTGCTGCTCTGGGCCAGGTGTTGGCCGCTCATCCCCTGCTGGCTGCTGTCAACGGGGCTGATCTCCACTCCGAGCCCGGTCATGTGGCCAGTAAGGCCCTGGTCCTCCAGTTGATCGCTTCTGGTACTGTCACGTCGGAGCAGCTTGCTGCCTGGGGTGAGGCGGAGAAGGCTGGTGTGCTCATCAACGAGGACGGGACTCTTAGGTGGGAGCTCCTCGGCTCCTCTGACGAGGCCGACCAGGAGAGGGTGAGGAATGCCTTCGAGCACCTGGCCGACCAGTTCCCGACTACTGCTGACCCTGCAGTCAGTGATGCCTACGAGGACAGTTCCGACTCTTTCGACCAGGGTGCCAGTGCCGCCAGGGGCGGCGACGACGGCCCCAGCAGGTTCGGGGGCTGA
- a CDS encoding PAS domain-containing protein — MVEYPPSSGSCDSPGVEHLFDAEELFFSTTDSRGRIRRANAIFMRLSGYPRGSLVGRPHSVVRHADMPAGLFRSVWDSIEAGYAATAYITNRSSDGGRYRVLATIVPSGDGYLSVRTLPMLTGLRDRVEEVYERVREVESASAAAGSTRRQVAAAGSAALLAELRGLGYADAVSFTRQVLPEEVAALVASGVGIPDRPGATGPVGRVLAAMNAVEEETSGLVGVLEEGRTLVGLLGRRADQIDRLSHRLGDLRQALRRLQEESHESQEQPTAPPAAQAGQGWREVDALVLECAEQLRPLHGQVEELRGDIDSVRFAIALMRLHNLAAGFFALQILEGDDELGANDAVGSLAELCTALEAGAASLTRRLDLLAARSDLVAGELDAVVDSLAAATAPLEDLLRAAGSTVTPDGAGAVAPGGDDGDNEDDGDAAAAVRALVGDGFPQARDLADLAGRVRDLDLPYKEERVDARLEEVRAALAELGG, encoded by the coding sequence ATGGTCGAGTACCCACCGTCCTCTGGCTCCTGCGACTCCCCTGGCGTCGAGCACCTCTTCGACGCCGAGGAGCTCTTCTTCTCCACCACGGACTCCCGGGGCCGTATCCGCCGGGCGAACGCCATCTTCATGAGACTGTCGGGCTACCCGCGCGGCAGCCTGGTGGGACGGCCCCACAGCGTCGTGCGCCACGCTGACATGCCCGCAGGCCTGTTCCGCTCCGTGTGGGACAGTATCGAGGCTGGCTACGCGGCTACCGCCTACATCACCAACCGGTCCTCCGACGGTGGCCGCTACCGGGTGCTGGCCACGATCGTCCCCTCTGGGGACGGGTACCTGTCGGTGCGGACCCTGCCGATGCTCACGGGGCTGCGTGACCGTGTGGAGGAGGTCTACGAGCGGGTCCGTGAGGTCGAGTCCGCCTCGGCTGCGGCAGGCTCGACACGTCGCCAGGTCGCGGCGGCGGGCAGCGCGGCCCTCCTGGCCGAGCTGCGCGGGCTGGGCTACGCCGACGCCGTCAGCTTCACCCGGCAGGTCCTGCCCGAGGAGGTCGCTGCGCTGGTGGCCAGCGGCGTGGGCATCCCCGACCGGCCCGGCGCCACGGGGCCGGTGGGCCGGGTCCTGGCGGCCATGAACGCGGTGGAGGAGGAGACCTCCGGCCTGGTGGGCGTCCTTGAGGAGGGCAGGACCCTGGTGGGGCTGCTGGGGCGCAGGGCCGACCAGATCGACCGGCTCTCGCACCGTCTGGGGGACCTGCGCCAGGCCCTGCGCCGCCTGCAGGAGGAGTCACACGAGTCACAGGAGCAGCCCACTGCGCCCCCAGCGGCCCAGGCCGGCCAGGGCTGGCGCGAGGTGGACGCCCTGGTCCTGGAGTGCGCCGAGCAGCTGCGTCCGCTGCACGGCCAGGTTGAGGAGCTGCGGGGCGACATCGACTCGGTGCGCTTCGCCATCGCGCTCATGCGCCTGCACAACCTGGCTGCCGGCTTCTTCGCCCTCCAGATCCTGGAGGGCGACGACGAGCTGGGAGCCAACGACGCCGTCGGCTCCCTGGCCGAGCTGTGCACCGCCCTGGAGGCCGGGGCGGCGTCCCTGACGCGGCGGCTTGACCTCCTGGCTGCCCGCAGCGACCTGGTGGCCGGGGAGCTCGACGCGGTGGTCGACTCGCTCGCCGCGGCCACAGCACCCCTGGAGGACCTGCTGCGGGCAGCGGGCAGCACCGTGACGCCGGACGGGGCCGGGGCGGTTGCCCCAGGAGGGGATGACGGGGACAACGAGGACGATGGGGACGCTGCGGCTGCCGTGCGCGCCCTGGTGGGTGACGGGTTCCCGCAGGCGCGCGACCTCGCGGACCTGGCAGGCCGGGTGCGTGACCTGGACCTGCCCTACAAGGAGGAGCGGGTCGATGCCCGTCTGGAGGAGGTCCGTGCCGCCCTGGCCGAGCTGGGCGGCTGA
- a CDS encoding TetR/AcrR family transcriptional regulator has protein sequence MTTPDTPPGEAGPSHRRGPGRPKAGSEDKRERILSEAVALFGSRGYAGTSLADVAAAADISKAGVLHHFSSKEELFTRVLERRDQRDVAEFLAQAEGSADPWHQLERYIELLHRSARSRELAAIYTATSVSVLDASHPAHHWMAAHLGSAVGLFEDCFEAGKRAGTVDPQMPSRMVARTLVALSDGLQLQWLCSTTPGSSATDVLETTVVDELRLYVDSLRARWAL, from the coding sequence ATGACCACCCCAGACACCCCTCCTGGCGAGGCGGGTCCCTCACACAGGCGCGGCCCCGGCAGGCCCAAGGCAGGCAGCGAGGACAAGCGCGAGCGCATCCTCAGCGAGGCGGTCGCCCTGTTCGGCTCCCGGGGCTACGCGGGCACCTCCCTGGCCGACGTCGCCGCAGCCGCCGACATCTCCAAGGCGGGCGTCCTCCACCACTTCTCCTCCAAGGAGGAGCTGTTCACCAGGGTCCTGGAGCGCCGGGACCAGCGCGACGTCGCCGAGTTCCTGGCCCAGGCCGAGGGATCGGCCGACCCCTGGCACCAGCTGGAGCGCTACATCGAGCTCCTGCACCGCAGCGCCCGCTCCCGCGAGCTGGCCGCGATCTACACGGCCACCTCCGTGTCGGTCCTGGACGCCAGTCACCCGGCCCACCACTGGATGGCCGCTCACCTGGGCAGCGCCGTGGGGCTCTTCGAGGACTGTTTCGAGGCGGGCAAGCGGGCTGGCACCGTGGACCCGCAGATGCCCTCCCGGATGGTGGCGCGCACACTCGTCGCCCTGTCCGACGGCCTCCAGCTCCAGTGGCTGTGCTCGACGACGCCGGGCAGCTCGGCCACCGACGTGCTGGAGACCACGGTGGTGGACGAGCTGCGCCTGTACGTGGACTCCCTGCGGGCGCGCTGGGCGCTCTGA
- a CDS encoding GNAT family N-acetyltransferase: MSVELVTASGPEVVEAMERLIPQLSRSAPALTAEQCEALVAQEGVYLFVFRPDTQEQQPAPILGMLTLATFTIPTGLRAWVEDVVVDADARGQGAGQALVEAAVDHAAGLGARTVDLTSRPTREAANRLYRRAGFSLRETNVYRYARD, translated from the coding sequence ATGTCCGTTGAGCTCGTCACCGCCTCCGGCCCGGAGGTCGTTGAGGCCATGGAGAGGCTCATCCCCCAGCTGTCCCGCAGCGCCCCGGCGCTGACGGCCGAGCAGTGCGAGGCCCTGGTGGCCCAGGAGGGTGTCTACCTCTTCGTCTTCCGCCCCGACACCCAGGAGCAGCAGCCCGCGCCCATCCTGGGGATGCTGACCCTGGCCACCTTCACCATCCCCACCGGGCTGCGCGCGTGGGTCGAGGACGTCGTCGTCGACGCCGACGCCCGGGGCCAGGGGGCGGGGCAGGCCCTGGTGGAGGCCGCTGTCGACCACGCTGCCGGACTGGGGGCGCGCACCGTGGACCTCACCTCCCGTCCTACCCGTGAGGCGGCGAACCGCCTCTACCGCCGTGCGGGGTTCTCGCTGCGGGAGACCAACGTCTACCGCTACGCCCGGGACTGA
- a CDS encoding 23S rRNA (uracil(747)-C(5))-methyltransferase: MCALHDEGRCGSCPHLDTPPGDQLEAKQARVAALLGAHVPAGAWQPPCPSSPTHFRNKAKMVVGGTSRHPTLGILDAAGHGTDLRACPLHVPAVRDALPALADLVTATGIAPYDVPGRRGELKHVLVTASPDEDLMVRFVLRSCRHVGDLRDALPDLRRRLPQLAVASANIQPVHQAVIEGPDELVLTEEDRLLMRLRLPPPGATSAQDRPPGGSAPGGRGRPHELLLHLPTRSFFQTNTGVAQALYATARDWAEDAGPGGAAGQPPAHVRDLFCGVGGFALALAGPGRQVLGVEVSEAAVSGARDSARLMRLDPGAARFEAGDARSLDLLEAPAAPGGEGAHLLVVNPPRRGLGPELARRIEACGVPRVLYSSCSPASLAADLGQMPSLHVRRARLFDMFPHTNHAEVLVELARTQAPASP, encoded by the coding sequence CTGTGCGCGCTCCACGACGAGGGCCGGTGCGGCTCCTGCCCCCACCTGGACACCCCACCAGGCGACCAGCTGGAGGCCAAGCAGGCCCGGGTGGCCGCCCTGCTGGGGGCGCACGTACCCGCTGGCGCGTGGCAGCCACCCTGCCCCAGCAGCCCCACCCACTTCCGCAACAAGGCCAAGATGGTGGTGGGTGGGACCTCGCGCCACCCCACCCTGGGAATCCTCGACGCCGCCGGCCACGGCACCGACCTGAGGGCCTGCCCCCTGCACGTGCCCGCCGTGCGCGACGCCCTGCCCGCCCTGGCGGACCTGGTGACCGCTACGGGGATCGCCCCCTACGACGTCCCCGGGCGCCGCGGAGAGCTCAAGCACGTCCTGGTGACGGCCTCACCCGACGAGGACCTCATGGTCCGCTTCGTCCTGCGCTCCTGCCGCCACGTGGGCGACCTGCGGGACGCCCTGCCGGACCTGCGCCGTCGGCTGCCCCAGCTGGCGGTAGCCAGCGCCAACATCCAGCCGGTGCACCAGGCGGTCATCGAGGGGCCTGACGAGCTGGTGCTGACCGAGGAGGACCGGCTCCTCATGCGCCTGCGGCTGCCACCACCGGGAGCCACGTCGGCTCAGGACCGCCCGCCGGGCGGCAGCGCACCAGGTGGCCGGGGCCGCCCCCACGAGCTGCTGCTCCACCTGCCCACCCGCTCCTTCTTCCAGACCAACACCGGCGTGGCCCAGGCCCTGTACGCCACGGCGCGCGACTGGGCCGAGGACGCCGGGCCGGGCGGGGCGGCCGGGCAGCCCCCGGCCCACGTCCGGGACCTGTTCTGCGGGGTGGGAGGGTTCGCCCTGGCACTGGCCGGGCCCGGGCGCCAGGTCCTGGGCGTGGAGGTCTCCGAGGCGGCTGTCAGCGGGGCGCGCGACTCGGCCAGGCTCATGCGGCTGGACCCGGGCGCGGCACGCTTTGAGGCCGGTGACGCCCGCTCCCTGGACCTGCTGGAGGCACCCGCTGCCCCGGGAGGCGAGGGCGCGCACCTGCTGGTGGTCAACCCTCCCCGGCGCGGCCTCGGCCCCGAGCTGGCCCGGCGTATCGAGGCCTGCGGCGTGCCGCGCGTGCTCTACTCCTCCTGCAGCCCGGCGAGCCTGGCGGCCGACCTGGGGCAGATGCCGTCCCTGCACGTGCGGCGTGCCCGCCTGTTCGACATGTTCCCCCACACCAACCACGCCGAGGTGCTGGTCGAGCTGGCCCGGACTCAGGCTCCGGCCTCGCCCTGA